The following are from one region of the Erwinia billingiae Eb661 genome:
- a CDS encoding cupin domain-containing protein, whose product MLPQSGSLLTMMSFAAGTFSAGASSNPQYMTFQPASGVPNNPLPLIIYPQVAPDDEEDIARFFEDLFARHQWLPRWRYPVFPYTHYHPNTHELLGIAAGWAQILFGGETGRAVTVYAGDAVLIPAGVGHQQLAASDDFFAVGAYPRGMQPDTRRDELNLLNQSIVEIKRVPMPQHDPITGGEGAVTEIWHPLEQN is encoded by the coding sequence ATGTTGCCGCAATCTGGGAGCCTACTCACCATGATGTCCTTCGCTGCCGGTACTTTCTCTGCCGGCGCGTCATCCAATCCGCAATATATGACGTTCCAGCCCGCCAGCGGCGTACCGAACAATCCGCTGCCGTTGATCATCTATCCGCAGGTCGCACCGGATGATGAAGAAGACATTGCCCGCTTTTTCGAAGATCTGTTTGCCCGCCACCAGTGGCTGCCGCGCTGGCGCTATCCGGTTTTCCCTTACACCCATTACCATCCCAACACCCATGAACTGTTGGGGATTGCTGCCGGTTGGGCGCAAATTCTGTTTGGCGGTGAAACCGGCCGGGCGGTCACCGTCTATGCCGGCGACGCGGTGCTGATCCCGGCGGGCGTTGGCCATCAACAGCTGGCCGCCAGCGATGACTTCTTTGCGGTCGGCGCTTACCCGCGCGGGATGCAGCCAGATACCCGCCGTGATGAGCTGAATCTTCTGAACCAGTCTATAGTAGAAATTAAGCGGGTTCCGATGCCGCAGCATGACCCGATCACCGGCGGTGAAGGGGCCGTCACCGAAATCTGGCACCCGCTGGAACAAAACTGA
- a CDS encoding YlaC family protein: MHDVKQILQREIDTLNQQEQRDNRPRLSMTFLKNHPGLWISMYVCYALTVALCFTTEFLGWPAFWGATFFVLLMSGLMMLDVNPRYRFEDIDTLDLRVCYNGEWYYIRTLSDQAIQEILSSSQVSDKVKQGIEKLLSLKGEVDFYDVYHLTWGQQRASTI; this comes from the coding sequence ATGCACGACGTAAAACAGATACTGCAACGCGAGATCGACACGCTGAATCAACAGGAACAGCGCGATAACCGGCCACGCCTGAGCATGACCTTCCTGAAAAACCATCCCGGCTTATGGATATCAATGTATGTCTGTTACGCATTGACCGTAGCGCTGTGTTTCACCACCGAATTCCTCGGCTGGCCGGCGTTCTGGGGCGCGACGTTTTTTGTGCTGTTGATGAGCGGCTTGATGATGCTGGATGTGAATCCGCGCTACCGTTTTGAAGATATCGATACGCTGGATCTGCGCGTTTGCTATAACGGCGAGTGGTACTACATTCGTACCCTGTCCGACCAGGCGATTCAGGAAATCCTCTCCAGCAGCCAGGTTTCTGACAAGGTGAAACAGGGCATTGAAAAGCTGCTGTCGCTGAAAGGCGAAGTCGATTTCTACGACGTATATCATCTGACCTGGGGCCAGCAGCGCGCCTCAACTATCTGA
- a CDS encoding aminotransferase-like domain-containing protein has product MAKYQQLIDQLQQQISSEVWLPGEKLPSLREQVALSGMSLMTVMHAYQVLESQGWIQSRPQSGYYVAPRADFLSQPASHQKVQLAESVDINAFIFDVLQACRDPRILPFGSAFPDPELFPQRQLMRSLASVSHTMKPADALNNLPPGNEALRKTLAQRYALQGIQVSPDEIVITNGAMEALNLSMQAVTEPGDWVAIENPCFYGALQVIERLKLKAVAIATDPQHGMDLDELERALERWPIKACWMMTNQQNPVGHTLTKAKKQRLVEILSAHKVTLIEDDVYNELYFGHEKPLPAKAFELEQSVLHCSSFSKNLVAGFRVGWVVAGQHAQRIQRLQLMSTLSTSTPMQLALANYLLTRSYDSHLRKLRMLLEQRKNQARQSLKRHLPVEARINDSQGGYFLWVELPRQVNTTELYYRALNNNISIAPGKMFSSGEQYANYFRFNASWAWGDAQEAAVAILGGLIAEML; this is encoded by the coding sequence TTGGCTAAATACCAGCAGCTCATCGACCAACTCCAGCAGCAGATTTCGTCGGAAGTCTGGCTGCCGGGAGAAAAACTGCCCTCGCTGCGAGAGCAGGTCGCGTTAAGCGGCATGAGCCTGATGACGGTGATGCACGCCTATCAGGTGCTGGAGAGCCAGGGGTGGATCCAGTCCCGCCCGCAGTCCGGCTACTACGTTGCCCCGCGCGCGGACTTCCTCAGCCAGCCTGCCAGCCACCAGAAGGTGCAGCTGGCGGAGTCTGTCGATATCAATGCCTTTATCTTTGATGTGCTGCAAGCCTGCCGCGACCCGCGCATTCTGCCGTTTGGCTCTGCCTTCCCCGATCCTGAACTGTTCCCGCAGCGGCAGCTGATGCGCTCGCTGGCCTCGGTTTCCCACACCATGAAGCCTGCCGACGCGTTGAATAACCTGCCGCCGGGCAATGAAGCCTTACGCAAAACCCTGGCGCAGCGTTACGCCTTGCAGGGCATTCAGGTCTCCCCGGATGAAATCGTTATTACCAACGGTGCGATGGAAGCGCTGAACCTGAGTATGCAGGCGGTCACCGAACCCGGCGACTGGGTAGCGATCGAAAACCCGTGTTTTTACGGCGCGCTGCAGGTGATTGAACGGCTGAAGCTGAAGGCCGTGGCGATCGCCACCGATCCACAGCATGGGATGGATTTAGACGAGCTGGAAAGGGCGCTGGAGCGCTGGCCGATCAAGGCCTGCTGGATGATGACCAACCAGCAGAATCCGGTGGGCCATACGCTGACCAAAGCGAAAAAGCAGCGGCTGGTGGAGATCCTCTCTGCCCATAAGGTGACGCTGATTGAGGATGACGTTTACAACGAACTCTATTTTGGTCATGAAAAGCCGCTGCCCGCTAAAGCCTTTGAGCTGGAACAAAGCGTGCTGCACTGCTCGTCCTTCTCCAAGAATCTGGTGGCCGGCTTTCGCGTCGGCTGGGTGGTTGCCGGTCAGCATGCGCAGCGCATCCAGCGCTTACAGCTGATGAGCACGCTGTCGACCAGCACGCCGATGCAGCTGGCGCTGGCCAACTACCTGTTGACCCGCAGCTATGACAGCCATCTGCGCAAACTGCGGATGTTGCTGGAGCAGCGCAAGAATCAGGCGCGACAGTCGCTGAAGCGTCATCTGCCGGTAGAGGCGAGGATCAACGATTCCCAGGGCGGCTATTTCTTGTGGGTGGAGTTGCCGCGCCAGGTGAACACCACCGAACTTTATTACCGCGCGCTGAACAACAACATCAGTATTGCACCCGGAAAAATGTTCTCGTCAGGCGAACAATACGCGAATTATTTCCGCTTTAACGCGTCATGGGCGTGGGGCGATGCGCAGGAGGCGGCGGTAGCGATTCTCGGGGGACTGATTGCGGAAATGCTGTAA
- a CDS encoding putative bifunctional diguanylate cyclase/phosphodiesterase — translation MLMSSYDQLLVIVSIFVAFLASYTALDMAGRVATTTGRTAQVWLFGGGFAMGVGIWSMHFIGMLAMNMAMVMSYDPTLTVVSMLIAVAASIFALWIVCYGELPLHRLMVGALVLASGVVAMHYTGMAALMFEPGIIWNWNWIMLSVVIALAASTAALWLAFKLRQGGGRLALMRAGAATVMGFAIAGMHYTGMAAASFPMHSHATEMGVNSNWLAVLVVVVTLSILGITLVVSTLDARLQARTSVLASSLADANRELAQLALHDNLTRLPNRILLEDRLDQAMNKAVRENTSFALMFMDLDGFKAVNDAFGHHIGDNLLVAVTDRMNHLLKGHHTLARLGGDEFVLLVEINDPNDAATTADMLVKAIDQPFEISRYELMVSLSIGIAVFPGDGNDERELMFNADAAMYHTKNNGRNGYTFFQPSMNMIAQSQLQLINDLWLAQEREELRLFYQPKFCAPQGPILGFEALIRWQHPERGLMSPDVFLPLAEKTGLIVSIGNWVINEACRQLRIWHLQGNPHWSVAVNLSALQFEQPGLVETVLTALKVHHIPAELLTLEVTETTAMRDPDESIRILTQLTDLGVKASIDDFGTGYSSLLYLKRLPASELKIDRAFVNELQAQSEDATIVTAIVALAQTLNLKVVAEGVETEEQQAFLTSLGCNSLQGYLLGRPIPADQVAGLKHYVGDTEVDVLPTLKKELIGITPLTDIV, via the coding sequence ATGCTTATGAGCTCCTACGACCAGCTTCTGGTCATCGTTTCCATCTTCGTGGCTTTTCTGGCTTCCTATACCGCACTGGATATGGCGGGCAGAGTGGCGACCACTACAGGCAGAACAGCGCAGGTCTGGCTGTTTGGCGGCGGCTTTGCGATGGGCGTCGGCATCTGGTCGATGCACTTTATCGGCATGCTGGCGATGAACATGGCAATGGTGATGAGTTACGATCCCACGCTGACCGTGGTGTCGATGCTGATTGCGGTGGCGGCCTCTATCTTCGCGCTGTGGATTGTTTGCTACGGCGAACTGCCGCTGCATCGCCTGATGGTAGGCGCGCTGGTGTTAGCCAGCGGCGTGGTGGCGATGCACTACACCGGCATGGCGGCCTTGATGTTCGAGCCGGGCATCATCTGGAACTGGAACTGGATCATGCTGTCGGTGGTGATTGCGCTGGCCGCGTCCACTGCGGCGCTGTGGCTGGCGTTTAAGCTGCGTCAGGGCGGCGGTCGACTGGCGCTGATGCGCGCGGGTGCGGCAACGGTAATGGGCTTTGCGATCGCCGGGATGCACTACACCGGCATGGCGGCCGCCAGCTTCCCGATGCACAGCCACGCCACTGAAATGGGCGTTAACAGCAACTGGCTGGCGGTGCTGGTGGTGGTGGTGACGCTCTCCATTCTGGGGATCACCCTGGTGGTGTCGACGCTGGATGCCCGCCTGCAGGCGCGAACCTCGGTGCTGGCGTCTTCGCTGGCCGATGCCAACCGCGAGCTGGCTCAGCTGGCGCTACACGATAACCTGACCCGCTTACCTAACCGTATTCTGCTGGAAGATCGTCTGGACCAGGCGATGAATAAAGCGGTGCGGGAAAACACCTCTTTTGCGCTGATGTTTATGGATCTTGATGGCTTTAAGGCGGTTAATGATGCCTTCGGCCACCATATCGGTGACAACCTGCTGGTTGCCGTCACCGACCGAATGAACCATCTGCTGAAGGGCCACCACACGCTGGCCCGTCTGGGCGGCGATGAGTTTGTGCTGCTGGTGGAGATCAACGATCCCAATGATGCGGCCACCACGGCCGATATGCTGGTCAAAGCCATCGATCAGCCGTTTGAAATTTCCCGTTATGAACTGATGGTGTCGCTGAGCATCGGCATTGCCGTGTTCCCTGGCGATGGCAATGACGAGCGCGAGCTGATGTTCAATGCCGATGCCGCCATGTATCACACCAAAAATAACGGCCGTAACGGCTACACCTTCTTCCAGCCATCGATGAACATGATTGCGCAGAGCCAACTGCAGCTGATTAACGATTTGTGGCTGGCGCAGGAGCGTGAAGAACTCCGTCTGTTCTATCAGCCGAAGTTCTGTGCTCCGCAGGGACCGATCCTCGGATTTGAAGCGTTAATCCGCTGGCAGCACCCGGAGCGCGGCCTGATGTCCCCGGACGTATTCCTGCCGCTGGCGGAAAAAACCGGGCTGATTGTCAGTATCGGCAACTGGGTGATCAACGAAGCCTGTCGCCAGCTGCGTATCTGGCATTTGCAGGGCAATCCGCACTGGTCGGTGGCCGTCAACCTGTCCGCGTTGCAGTTTGAACAGCCAGGCCTGGTGGAAACCGTGCTCACCGCGCTGAAGGTTCATCATATTCCGGCCGAGCTGCTGACGCTGGAAGTGACGGAAACCACCGCGATGCGCGATCCGGATGAAAGTATCCGCATCCTGACGCAGCTGACCGATCTGGGCGTCAAAGCCTCGATTGATGACTTTGGTACCGGCTACTCCAGCCTGCTGTACCTGAAGCGTTTACCGGCCAGCGAGCTGAAAATTGACCGTGCCTTCGTCAATGAGTTACAGGCGCAGAGCGAGGATGCCACCATCGTCACCGCCATTGTGGCGCTGGCGCAGACCCTGAACCTGAAAGTGGTGGCTGAAGGGGTGGAAACCGAAGAACAGCAGGCGTTTCTTACCAGCCTCGGCTGTAACTCCCTACAGGGCTATTTATTAGGCCGACCAATCCCTGCGGATCAGGTGGCCGGGCTGAAGCATTACGTCGGTGACACTGAAGTGGACGTGTTGCCAACCCTGAAAAAAGAGTTGATTGGCATCACGCCGCTAACGGACATTGTTTAA
- a CDS encoding spore coat protein U domain-containing protein codes for MKMKLFLLGCGLSLGVASSGFAATTTGTINARLVLTTGCLVNGQSATTGVNFGTLDFGSSAATFDTLNATLVGSLGNGIFVRCTTGQTYNVQLTSSNAAPATVFGAVTAQPRYLVLGSDATQGIAYTLYGTTSYTTPIANSTNLTNTGTTDPVNGDNYPIYGRITGGGFNAAIPAGTYTDTINVAVNY; via the coding sequence ATGAAAATGAAGCTTTTTCTGCTGGGCTGTGGCCTTAGCCTTGGCGTGGCCTCTTCTGGCTTTGCCGCCACCACAACGGGAACCATTAACGCAAGGCTGGTCCTGACCACCGGCTGCCTGGTTAACGGTCAGTCCGCCACCACCGGCGTTAACTTCGGTACCTTAGACTTTGGTAGCAGCGCTGCCACCTTCGATACTCTGAACGCCACCTTAGTCGGCTCGCTGGGTAACGGCATCTTTGTCCGTTGCACCACCGGTCAAACCTACAACGTTCAGCTCACCAGCAGTAATGCGGCCCCCGCTACCGTGTTCGGTGCGGTGACGGCACAGCCACGCTATCTGGTACTCGGCAGTGACGCCACACAGGGAATTGCTTACACCCTGTATGGCACCACCTCTTACACCACGCCAATTGCTAACAGCACAAACCTGACTAATACCGGCACCACCGATCCGGTCAACGGCGACAACTACCCGATTTACGGTCGTATCACCGGCGGTGGATTCAATGCGGCCATTCCGGCAGGCACCTACACCGATACCATCAACGTAGCCGTCAATTACTGA
- a CDS encoding Csu type fimbrial protein: MRQGGRLYPLCLMLLLISYQSWSLPTQTFQVTASVVNGCVVSGTNPGVFGTLDFGTQPGVGSRSVSAAFVQSTTITLACTPGTTLNMSINGGSNYGSSRNLKVANNTNLVAYSLYTNASHSAASAIPVNQNVALTYSNANNITLPIYGLLQLSGVNRAGTYSDTLTVTLSW, from the coding sequence ATGCGACAAGGCGGGAGGCTTTATCCGCTGTGCCTGATGCTGCTGTTAATCAGTTATCAGAGTTGGTCGCTACCCACTCAAACTTTTCAGGTGACGGCTTCGGTGGTCAACGGCTGCGTGGTGTCGGGAACCAATCCAGGCGTGTTTGGCACGCTGGATTTTGGCACCCAACCGGGTGTTGGCAGCCGCAGCGTCAGTGCCGCGTTTGTGCAAAGCACCACCATCACGCTGGCCTGCACGCCCGGCACCACGCTGAATATGAGCATTAATGGCGGTAGCAACTACGGCTCCAGCCGTAATCTGAAGGTGGCAAATAACACCAACCTGGTGGCCTATTCGCTGTATACCAATGCCAGCCACAGTGCGGCAAGTGCTATCCCGGTGAATCAGAACGTGGCGCTGACCTACAGCAATGCAAACAACATTACCCTGCCGATTTATGGCCTGCTGCAGCTGAGTGGCGTCAACCGGGCAGGGACTTACAGCGACACGCTGACCGTGACGCTGAGTTGGTAA
- a CDS encoding fimbrial biogenesis chaperone: MKTLRLFGLLISLMGSALVAPAWAGNSVLIWPIDPKIPSGDKATELWLENRGEATTLMQVRVFTWQQINGQEQYQTQQTVVASPPLVRIEPGKKQLVRLINQTPPPAGKEVAYRVLLDEIPTPQTPGKDQAGLNFQMRYSVPLFTYGKGLSSDSAKPDLSWQTVSQDGHSAIRITNNGSGHARLSKVSLGSRILSNSLFGYVLAGSSNTFPLNFPASNSSELSAQLENNKSWRSTGSSQ; this comes from the coding sequence ATGAAGACGCTACGACTTTTTGGCCTGCTGATCAGCCTGATGGGCAGTGCTCTGGTGGCGCCAGCCTGGGCTGGTAACTCGGTGTTGATCTGGCCTATCGATCCTAAAATCCCCAGCGGTGATAAAGCCACCGAGCTGTGGCTGGAGAACCGGGGAGAAGCCACCACCTTAATGCAGGTCAGGGTGTTTACCTGGCAGCAGATTAACGGCCAGGAACAGTATCAGACGCAGCAAACCGTGGTCGCCAGCCCGCCGCTGGTGAGGATTGAACCGGGGAAAAAACAGCTGGTGCGGTTGATCAATCAGACGCCGCCACCGGCAGGCAAGGAGGTCGCGTACCGGGTATTGCTGGATGAGATCCCCACCCCGCAAACGCCGGGTAAAGACCAGGCCGGGCTGAACTTCCAGATGCGTTACTCGGTGCCGCTGTTCACCTACGGTAAAGGCCTTTCCTCCGACTCGGCTAAGCCCGATCTCAGCTGGCAGACGGTCAGCCAGGATGGCCATTCCGCCATCAGGATCACCAATAACGGCTCTGGCCACGCCAGACTGAGCAAGGTCTCGCTCGGCAGCCGCATTCTGTCCAACAGCCTGTTTGGCTATGTGCTGGCAGGATCCAGCAATACCTTTCCGTTGAATTTCCCGGCTTCCAACAGTTCGGAACTGAGCGCGCAGCTGGAAAATAACAAAAGCT